The following are encoded together in the Methylomonas methanica MC09 genome:
- a CDS encoding TolC family protein, with protein MPNPAVRSALFVIVLLLSNLLASQAHAEQIPVSLNDALTLFYQRNLDLLAAQYNIDQAKADEVIASAIPNPTVGFQLSELANNLNKGSNATGCSHDPNVSCGPAEYFSFSQLIEMAGKRGLRMEGSGFATQAAESDFKDALRIFSNMVRDAYYDLLQAQKNRWLAQEIVDHYYEITQANTLRLKSGDIAESDFLRVRMEAMRAQSDLDVNQAAVEQAQAAFAMILRWPEKGMQFVAQEEWPDSKALGANLAADELVTQAMRKRPDLQADKQRKAQSEKELELARRLKYPDVTLTAGYARDPSNNALNSGFVGVSIPVPLFYQYQGESDKAAVAMNQSQLAIEQTEMSIRSEVVSALATWTSTDKIVQRFKEGLLDDALAVRNSSELAYSKGATGVLDFIEAQRSYKNIMHDYYAALINRANAYYDLAKALGVEPGPDKPARFPATTLE; from the coding sequence GTTGGCGAGCCAGGCACATGCCGAGCAAATCCCCGTTTCGCTGAACGACGCATTGACCTTGTTCTATCAACGCAATCTGGACCTGCTGGCTGCGCAATACAATATCGATCAGGCCAAAGCCGACGAGGTCATCGCATCGGCCATACCGAACCCGACCGTGGGTTTTCAACTTTCCGAACTTGCCAATAACCTGAACAAGGGTTCCAATGCCACCGGCTGTAGTCATGACCCTAATGTATCTTGCGGACCGGCCGAATATTTTTCATTCAGCCAGTTAATCGAAATGGCCGGCAAACGCGGCTTGCGCATGGAAGGCAGCGGGTTTGCCACCCAGGCCGCGGAAAGCGATTTTAAAGACGCCCTGCGGATTTTTTCCAACATGGTGCGCGATGCCTATTACGACCTGCTGCAAGCGCAAAAAAATCGTTGGTTGGCACAAGAAATCGTCGATCACTACTACGAGATTACCCAAGCCAATACCTTACGTTTGAAAAGCGGCGACATTGCCGAGTCGGATTTTTTGCGGGTCAGAATGGAGGCCATGCGCGCACAGTCAGACCTGGATGTAAACCAAGCGGCCGTTGAACAAGCACAAGCCGCTTTTGCGATGATTTTGCGTTGGCCGGAAAAAGGCATGCAGTTTGTGGCCCAGGAAGAATGGCCCGACAGCAAAGCCTTAGGCGCAAACCTGGCAGCCGATGAACTCGTCACCCAAGCCATGCGGAAACGGCCGGATCTACAAGCCGACAAACAACGTAAGGCGCAATCCGAAAAAGAACTGGAATTGGCCCGCCGCCTGAAATACCCGGATGTGACTCTGACAGCCGGGTACGCGCGAGATCCAAGCAATAACGCACTAAACTCCGGCTTTGTCGGCGTCAGTATTCCGGTTCCGCTGTTTTACCAATACCAGGGCGAATCCGACAAAGCCGCGGTAGCGATGAATCAAAGTCAACTGGCAATAGAACAGACTGAAATGAGTATTCGCAGCGAAGTGGTTAGTGCGCTAGCCACCTGGACTAGCACCGATAAGATCGTGCAGCGCTTTAAAGAGGGCTTGCTGGATGATGCATTAGCGGTTAGAAACAGCTCGGAATTGGCCTACAGCAAAGGCGCCACCGGGGTTTTGGATTTCATCGAGGCCCAACGCAGCTATAAAAACATCATGCACGATTATTACGCGGCCCTAATCAATCGCGCCAACGCTTACTACGATTTAGCTAAAGCACTGGGCGTGGAACCTGGTCCGGATAAACCAGCCCGCTTTCCCGCAACGACGTTGGAATAA